GCACTCAACGTCATCGTCGAGGAGGCGGGCGGCCGCTTCACCGATCTCGACGGCGTGGACCGCGTCGACGGCGGCAGCGCGATCGCCACGAACGGTCTGCTCCACGACCAGGTGCTCGACACCCTCAACCGCCCATGACCGCCGCGACCGAAACCCCTTCACAGCGCACTGCCCGGCTGCTGCGACAGCAGGCGGATGCCTGCGGGGTCATCGGCAGCGTGCTGTATCAGACCTTGTTGCACCGCGCCGCCGACGACCTGCTCGCCGACGGGCCCACCAGCCGAGTGCTGGAAGGTCACCTCGAGGATCCCGGCCCGAGTGCGCTCGCGCTGCGGATGATGGGCGGCGTCCACGCCCTCGTGCTCACCGGCGGGGTGCCGGACCTCGCGCGGCACTACCCGTCGAGCCCGACGTACGACGGTTCCACCGGCAACCCGGCGGACGTATGGCCGGACTTCGTCGCGGTCCTGGACCACCACCGAGACGACGTCCGCGAGTGGCTGCTACGGCCGCCGCAGACCAACGAGGTCGGGCGCGGCGCTGCGCTGGTCGGCGGTCTGCTGCACGGAGCCGCCGAGGCGCAACTGCCGATCCGGCTGGTGGAGGTCGGCGCGAGCGGAGGTCTCAACCTGCGCGCCGACCGGTTCCGCATCGACGGCGAGGCCGGGCAGTACGGCGACGTCGGCTCGCCGGTGAACCTCGGGCGCGCCTGGCTCGGCGTGCCACCGCCGGCCGGTAGCCTGGAGATCGTCGAGCGCTACGGCGGCGATCTCGATCCGGTCGACGTCTCGACCGAGGCGGGCCGGCTTCTCCTGGCGGCCTACGTCTGGCCCGACCAGGTCGAGCGGGTACGCCGGCTACGAGGCGCGTTCGAGCTCGCCGACCAGCTGCCTGCGACGGTACGACGGGAAAGCGCCGAGCAGACACTCGCGCGCACCGACCTGGCCGAGGGCGCCTGGACCGTGGTCTGGCACTCGGTGTTCCGGCAGTACCTCCCGGCGGAGGTCCAGCGGGAGGTCACCGCACGGATCGAGGCGCTCGGTTCGCAGGCCACGGCGAGCAAGCGGCTCGCGCACCTCATGCTCGAGCCGATGCGCGGCACCGAATGGGGACGGTCGTCGGACTTCGAGTTCCTCGTGGCCCTGCAGACCTGGCCTGGAGGGGAGCGACGGGTGCTCGCCACGGCCGCGCCGCACGGCGTACCGACGACCTGGGAGCGCTGAGCGTCGGCGCTAGTCCGGATCGGTGGCGAAGACCGGGTGCACGAACAGGTTCGGGTCGTCGTACCACGCCCGCGTGACGCCTTCGGGATAGACCAGGTGCCGGATGATCCTGGCCGGGTTGCCGCCGACGAGGGTGTCGTCGGGTACGTCCTTGGTCACCACGGCGCCGGCGGCGACCAACGCCCGGTTGCCGACCGTCACGCCCGGCAGGATGATCGCGCGGGCGCCGATCCACGCACCGTTGCCGATCCGGACCGGCACCTCGCGCACCGGCCGGCCTTCGACGCCGTGACTGTCGCTGTCGGTGATGTACACGTCGTTCGCGATCGCGACATCGTTGCCGATGGTGATCTCGTGGCAGCAGGCCAGGAACACGCCGTTGTTGAGGAACACCCGATCACCGATGCGCAGCTTGCCCCAGCCGGTGACCAGCGTCCGCTTGTGCGTCGACCAGATCTTGAAGTGGTCGCCGACTTCCATGTCGGTGGCGTCGACCGTCGGACGGCCCAGCATGGTCGCCTGCGCGCCGACCGACTTGCACTTGCGCAGGTACCAGTCCGCGCGCGCCCGTTGCTTGCCGTAGGACCAGAAGAACTGGGCCTCGAGCTTCTTGCGCTTGAGCTTGGCGCGGAGGTCCCCCACGGCCGATAACCGTAATCGGTCGGCGCAGCGGCGTCAGCCTTGACCCGTCAACGGCGGGCCGCCTCCAGGACCGGACCCTCCACCTCGTCGACCGCCTCGCCTTCCACCGCCGCCACCGGCCGCCGCACCCGCCGCAGGACCGAGGCGCCGAGCAGTGCCGCGACCGCGCAGGCGAACGCGCCGAGGCCGAGTCCCCACCGGGAGCCGACGTGCTGGGAGACGTACCCCGCGACCGGTCCGCCGATCGGCGTCGACCCGAGGAAGGCCACTGCCCACAACGCCATCACCCGGCCACGCATCTGCGGATCCGCCGCCAGCTGCAACGTGGTGTTGCCCTTCGACAGGAACGTCACGCTGGCCGCACCCACCGCCGCCAGCGCCACGATCTCCAGACCCAGGTCCGGCGCCAGGGACGCGGCGGCGATGACGACGGCGAAAACGACGGAGGAGCGAACCATCGGGGCCAGGCCGGTCTTGCCGCGACCGGCCGCCCACAGGCCGCCCACCACCGCACCCACGCCCATCGACGCGGTCATGAATCCGTAGGTCCGTGCGCCGCCGTCGAAGGCACGTGCCGCCACCACCGGCAGTGTCACTTGGAACTCGTAGGCCAGGCAGCCGACGATCGCCATCATAAGCAGCGGTACGCCGAGCCCGACTTCGCGCCGGACGTAGCGCAGACCCTCCCGCAGCTGACCCTTCGCCCGTCGCGTCGGCGTCGAGGGGTTCAGTGCGGCGAGATCCATCCGCAGCAGGGATGAGACGACGGCGACGAAGCTCGCGGCGTTGATCAGGAAGCACACCCCGAGCCCGCCGGCGTCGATGATCAGTCCGGCTGCGGCGGGCCCGACCGCGCGGGCCACGTTGACCAGCACGGAGTTCAGCGTCACCGCGTTGCGCAGGTTGGCGGGACCCACCATCTCGAGGACGAACGTCTGGCGAGCCGGGTTCTCGAAGGTGTTGTTGAGGCCGAGGATCACGGCGAGCAGGCCGATCTCCCACATCGTCACGACGTGGGTCACCGTGAGGACGCCCATCACGAGCGCCTGCACGCCCATCGCCGACTGCAGGACGACCATCAGCCGCCGCTTGTCGACCCGGTCGGCCACCACCCCGCCGTACGGTCCGAGCAGCATCACCGGCAACGTCTGGAGCGCGACGACGAGGCCGACGTCCGTGCCGGAGTTGGTGAGCTGGAAGACCAGGTAGGACTGCGCGATCGTCTGCATCCAGGTGCCGACGAGCGAGATCGCCTGGCCGAAGAAGTACAGGCGGTAGTTGGGGTTGTGCAGCGAGACGAAGGTGTCGTGACCGAGGCGTCGGAGTCTCGTCACCGCGGCGCCTTCTGACGCATTGCGGCGACGAGCGCTTCCAACGCCGGCAGGGCGTCCTCGATCGCCGTCCGGTGAGCCGGGTCGAGGGTTTCGAGCCCGCTGGCCAGGATGCGGCCGCGTTCGGCCCGCAGTCGCTCATGGGTACGCCGGCCGGTCGCGGTCACCTCGACCAGTCCGGCGCGGCGGTCGTCAGGGGCGACGCGGCGACGTACCAGGCCGGCATCGACGAGCGCGCCCACGACCCGGCTGAGCATGGTCGGGTTCATGTGCTCGGCCTCGGCGAGGTCCGAGATCCGGATCGGCCCCGACCGGGCGATCACCCCGAGCGCCGACAGCTGACTGGTGGTCAAGCCGGCTCCGCGAGCCGTGGCGTTGAGCCTTCGGGACATCGCGCCGACAACCGCGCGCAACCGAGCGGGGGCATCGAGCTCGACGGCGGGCGGCGGCGTGGTCACCGCATCAGGATAAATACTTGCCTGCCAGCATGCAACTTATGCCCCCTTCGTCGGGCGTATGGTCGGCCCGTGGGCCACACCGCGGCCTGGGCTGCCTACCGCGCTCGCGTCGACGACATGCGACGTGAGCTCCTCGCACTTCCTGCGGATGCACCCGTCCGGCTGCGCAAGCCGGCGCGCACGTCCAACCTGTTTCGCGGCCGCGCCGCCGAGCACTCGGCCTTGAACGCGGCGGGCCTGTCAGGGGTCCTGTCGATCGACACCGAGGCACGCACCGCGGACGTGCTCGGGATGACGACGTACGACGACCTGGTTGCGGCCACGCTGCCGCTCGGCCTCGCTCCGCTCGTCGTGCCGCAGCTGAAGACGATCACCCTGGGCGGCGCGGTGACCGGGCTGGGCATCGAGTCGGCGTCGTTCCGCAACGGCTGCCCGCACGAGTCCGTCGTCGAGATGGACGTCCTGACCGGAGACGGCCGCATCGTCACCGCTGCACCGACCGGCGAGCACGCCGACCTGTTCTTCGGGTTCGCCAACTCCTACGGCACGCTCGGTTACGCGCTGCGGCTGCGGATCGAGCTCGAAGCCGTCTCGCCGTACGTGCGTCTTCGCCACGTCCGCTTCGACGGCCTCGACGGCGCAGCCGCGGCAATCGAGCAGATCTGCGAAACCCGTGACTGGCAGGGCGAGCGAGTCGACTTCCTCGACGGCGTCTGGTTCTCCCCGACAGAGTCCTACCTGTGTCTCGGGTCCTACACCGACGCAGCGCCGCGGACGTCCGACTACACCGGCCAGCGCATCTACTACCGCTCGATCCAGGAGCTGGACGAGGACTGGCTGACCATCCACGACTACCTGTGGCGGTGGGACACCGACTGGTTCTGGTGCTCACGCGCGTTCGGCGCGCAGAACCCACGGATCCGGCGACTGTGGCCCAAACGCTGGCGCCGGTCGGACGTGTACTGGCGGCTGATCGATCTCGAGCGCCGGTACGGCGTCAAGCGCCGCATCGACCAGCGCCGCGGCAAGCCGGCCGAGGAGCCCGTCATCCAGGACGTCGAGATCCCGGTGTCCCGCCTCGGCGAGTTCGTCACGTTTCTCGACGAGCGCACCGGCATCGAGCCGGTCTGGCTGTGTCCGCTGCGGCAGCGTGACCCCGAGGTCCGGTGGCCGCTGTACGACCTCGACCCGGCGACGACGTACGTCAACGTCGGCTTCTGGTCGACCGCGCCGCTGCCGCCTGGGCGAACCGACGGGTTCCACAACCGCGCGATCGAACAGGTCGTCGCGGACCTCGGCGGCCGCAAGTCGCTGTATTCGACGTCCTACTACCCGCAGGATGAGTTCTGGGAGGCCTACGGCGGGGAAACGTACGCCTTGCTGAAGAAGAGCTACGACCCCGCCGGACGACTCCTCGACCTCTACGCCAAGACAGTCGCCGGTCGATAGCCGGCGGCAGGAGAGGAGACACGATGGCGCGCACGCCGATCGCCGAGCTCGTCTGGAAGACACTCGGCCAGCCCGCGATCGCGGTCCACGCGTACGACGGGAGCGCCGCGGGACCGGAGCAGGCCGTGGTGCGGGTGGACCTCACCTCGCCGGCCGCGCTGTCGTACCTGATC
This is a stretch of genomic DNA from Mycobacteriales bacterium. It encodes these proteins:
- a CDS encoding DUF2332 domain-containing protein is translated as MTAATETPSQRTARLLRQQADACGVIGSVLYQTLLHRAADDLLADGPTSRVLEGHLEDPGPSALALRMMGGVHALVLTGGVPDLARHYPSSPTYDGSTGNPADVWPDFVAVLDHHRDDVREWLLRPPQTNEVGRGAALVGGLLHGAAEAQLPIRLVEVGASGGLNLRADRFRIDGEAGQYGDVGSPVNLGRAWLGVPPPAGSLEIVERYGGDLDPVDVSTEAGRLLLAAYVWPDQVERVRRLRGAFELADQLPATVRRESAEQTLARTDLAEGAWTVVWHSVFRQYLPAEVQREVTARIEALGSQATASKRLAHLMLEPMRGTEWGRSSDFEFLVALQTWPGGERRVLATAAPHGVPTTWER
- a CDS encoding acyltransferase, translated to MGDLRAKLKRKKLEAQFFWSYGKQRARADWYLRKCKSVGAQATMLGRPTVDATDMEVGDHFKIWSTHKRTLVTGWGKLRIGDRVFLNNGVFLACCHEITIGNDVAIANDVYITDSDSHGVEGRPVREVPVRIGNGAWIGARAIILPGVTVGNRALVAAGAVVTKDVPDDTLVGGNPARIIRHLVYPEGVTRAWYDDPNLFVHPVFATDPD
- a CDS encoding MFS transporter, which produces MTRLRRLGHDTFVSLHNPNYRLYFFGQAISLVGTWMQTIAQSYLVFQLTNSGTDVGLVVALQTLPVMLLGPYGGVVADRVDKRRLMVVLQSAMGVQALVMGVLTVTHVVTMWEIGLLAVILGLNNTFENPARQTFVLEMVGPANLRNAVTLNSVLVNVARAVGPAAAGLIIDAGGLGVCFLINAASFVAVVSSLLRMDLAALNPSTPTRRAKGQLREGLRYVRREVGLGVPLLMMAIVGCLAYEFQVTLPVVAARAFDGGARTYGFMTASMGVGAVVGGLWAAGRGKTGLAPMVRSSVVFAVVIAAASLAPDLGLEIVALAAVGAASVTFLSKGNTTLQLAADPQMRGRVMALWAVAFLGSTPIGGPVAGYVSQHVGSRWGLGLGAFACAVAALLGASVLRRVRRPVAAVEGEAVDEVEGPVLEAARR
- a CDS encoding MarR family transcriptional regulator codes for the protein MTTPPPAVELDAPARLRAVVGAMSRRLNATARGAGLTTSQLSALGVIARSGPIRISDLAEAEHMNPTMLSRVVGALVDAGLVRRRVAPDDRRAGLVEVTATGRRTHERLRAERGRILASGLETLDPAHRTAIEDALPALEALVAAMRQKAPR
- a CDS encoding FAD-binding oxidoreductase, whose product is MRRELLALPADAPVRLRKPARTSNLFRGRAAEHSALNAAGLSGVLSIDTEARTADVLGMTTYDDLVAATLPLGLAPLVVPQLKTITLGGAVTGLGIESASFRNGCPHESVVEMDVLTGDGRIVTAAPTGEHADLFFGFANSYGTLGYALRLRIELEAVSPYVRLRHVRFDGLDGAAAAIEQICETRDWQGERVDFLDGVWFSPTESYLCLGSYTDAAPRTSDYTGQRIYYRSIQELDEDWLTIHDYLWRWDTDWFWCSRAFGAQNPRIRRLWPKRWRRSDVYWRLIDLERRYGVKRRIDQRRGKPAEEPVIQDVEIPVSRLGEFVTFLDERTGIEPVWLCPLRQRDPEVRWPLYDLDPATTYVNVGFWSTAPLPPGRTDGFHNRAIEQVVADLGGRKSLYSTSYYPQDEFWEAYGGETYALLKKSYDPAGRLLDLYAKTVAGR